A single region of the Paraburkholderia sp. SOS3 genome encodes:
- a CDS encoding M23 family metallopeptidase, whose amino-acid sequence MTEPFSVSHTRPLAGSDEADALPAQPMSRDADASRAARTAAASSEAAVAAAADTASSAAPAANSANGASGASGAIGATAAPPPMTVRTVPLQTSFDDAMQLLGVDARTASLLERSYSGVIDFRRDLRHGDTVSVVLAPSAAGGSKEAAKGEPLAVRVQRGDASHDLFLHRNLQGKPFYYTKSGTSATPSFARFPVAYTRVSSGFALRRLDPVTHRWQSHDGVDLAAPTGTPVHATARGTVSFIGHERGYGRIVVLDNVPPYQTAFAHLSRFAKGLHRGSRVHRGQVIGYVGSSGWATGPHLHFEVRVDDVPRDPLTVALPGNGSGLHGDERKRFAAQAQRLSALL is encoded by the coding sequence ATGACCGAACCGTTTTCCGTGTCTCATACGCGGCCGCTCGCCGGGAGCGACGAGGCGGACGCGTTGCCGGCCCAGCCGATGAGCCGCGACGCCGATGCGTCGCGCGCGGCGCGAACGGCCGCTGCGTCGAGCGAGGCGGCCGTTGCGGCTGCGGCCGACACTGCATCGAGCGCGGCGCCGGCCGCGAACAGTGCAAATGGCGCAAGTGGTGCAAGTGGTGCAATAGGCGCCACCGCCGCGCCGCCGCCGATGACGGTTCGCACCGTACCCTTGCAAACGAGCTTCGACGACGCGATGCAACTGCTCGGCGTCGACGCGCGCACGGCATCGCTGCTCGAGCGTTCGTATTCTGGCGTGATCGATTTTCGCCGCGATCTGCGGCACGGCGATACGGTTAGCGTGGTGCTTGCGCCGTCTGCGGCGGGCGGGTCCAAAGAAGCCGCGAAGGGCGAGCCGCTCGCGGTGCGTGTGCAGCGCGGCGATGCTTCGCACGATCTGTTCCTGCACCGCAACCTGCAGGGCAAGCCGTTTTACTACACGAAGAGCGGCACGAGCGCGACGCCGTCGTTTGCGCGCTTTCCGGTGGCGTACACGCGCGTGTCGTCGGGCTTCGCGCTGCGGCGCCTCGACCCGGTGACGCACCGCTGGCAGAGCCACGACGGCGTCGATCTCGCGGCCCCGACGGGTACGCCCGTGCACGCGACGGCGCGCGGCACCGTCTCGTTTATCGGCCATGAGCGCGGCTACGGCCGCATCGTCGTGCTCGATAACGTGCCGCCGTATCAAACCGCGTTTGCGCACCTGTCGCGTTTCGCGAAGGGCTTGCATCGCGGCAGCCGCGTGCATCGCGGACAGGTGATCGGCTATGTCGGCTCGAGCGGATGGGCCACGGGGCCGCATCTGCATTTCGAGGTGCGGGTCGACGACGTGCCGCGCGACCCGCTCACGGTCGCCTTGCCCGGCAACGGCTCGGGGCTGCATGGCGACGAGCGCAAGCGTTTCGCCGCGCAGGCGCAGCGCCTGTCCGCGCTGCTATGA
- a CDS encoding D-alanyl-D-alanine carboxypeptidase family protein, with product MRQLLTAVVILACLVPALALAKRAAPRPAVLARAAMVVDLASGRTLYAKHADERLPIASLTKLLTAMVVLDSKRSLLRPARITHDDVDRLKWSRSRLPVGSLLLRKTMLHIALMSSENRAAFALSRDYAGGRGGFVRAMNRTARRLHMSRSHFVDPTGLSPRNVSTARDLTRLARAAYRYAKIRKYSTSKGQLVLGGAGPLMYHNTDPLVRRASWHVGLQKTGFTNEAGHCLVIVTRVRGRAMLIVLLGDPTPTAHFQDAIDLRRWLLGRPWTHATHRMTRKRR from the coding sequence ATGCGGCAGCTTCTCACGGCCGTCGTGATCCTCGCGTGCCTCGTTCCCGCGCTCGCACTCGCGAAGCGCGCGGCGCCGCGGCCGGCCGTGCTGGCCCGCGCGGCGATGGTCGTCGATCTCGCGAGCGGCAGGACGCTCTACGCGAAACATGCCGACGAACGGTTGCCGATCGCGTCGCTGACCAAGCTGCTGACCGCGATGGTCGTGCTCGATTCGAAGCGCTCGCTGCTGCGTCCGGCGCGCATCACGCACGACGACGTCGACCGTCTGAAATGGTCGCGCTCGCGTCTGCCCGTGGGCTCGCTGCTGTTGCGCAAGACCATGCTGCATATCGCGCTGATGTCGTCGGAGAACCGTGCGGCGTTTGCGTTGAGCCGCGACTATGCGGGCGGGCGCGGCGGCTTCGTGCGGGCGATGAACCGCACGGCGCGGCGGCTGCATATGTCGCGCAGCCATTTCGTGGATCCGACCGGGCTCTCGCCGCGCAATGTCTCGACGGCGCGCGATCTCACGCGGCTTGCGCGCGCCGCGTATCGCTACGCGAAGATCCGCAAGTACTCGACATCGAAGGGGCAGCTTGTGCTCGGCGGCGCAGGCCCGCTCATGTATCACAACACCGACCCGCTCGTGCGCCGCGCATCGTGGCATGTCGGCCTGCAGAAGACCGGCTTTACGAACGAGGCCGGCCATTGCCTCGTCATCGTCACGCGGGTGCGCGGACGCGCGATGCTGATCGTGCTGCTCGGCGACCCGACCCCGACCGCGCACTTCCAGGATGCAATCGATCTGCGGCGCTGGCTGCTCGGCAGACCGTGGACGCACGCAACGCACAGAATGACGCGCAAACGCCGCTAG
- a CDS encoding cupin domain-containing protein — MQACTAARARLSSDLNRFDNFDIDHSPARHPARRRRVFARGTLAALGIGIGIAFAGTAFAQQPASGIKVETLLKTEKSWDGTRYKAYPSGQPQLSVLKIEIPAHSVLPWHTHPMPNAGYVVSGEITVEKEDGEKQTVKAGQVLPETVGSVHRGVTGDSPVTLIVFYAGADGMPLSQHP, encoded by the coding sequence ATGCAAGCCTGTACCGCGGCCCGTGCCCGCCTGTCTTCCGATTTAAACCGTTTCGACAATTTCGATATCGATCATTCACCGGCGCGCCATCCGGCGAGGCGTCGCCGCGTGTTCGCGCGCGGCACGCTCGCCGCGCTTGGCATCGGCATCGGCATCGCATTCGCGGGCACGGCTTTCGCACAACAGCCCGCTTCGGGCATCAAGGTCGAAACCCTGCTCAAGACCGAAAAATCGTGGGACGGCACGCGCTACAAGGCATATCCGTCCGGGCAGCCGCAATTGTCGGTGCTGAAGATCGAGATTCCCGCGCATTCGGTGCTGCCGTGGCACACGCATCCGATGCCGAACGCGGGCTATGTGGTGTCCGGCGAGATCACCGTTGAAAAAGAGGACGGCGAGAAACAGACGGTCAAAGCCGGGCAGGTCTTGCCCGAAACGGTGGGCAGCGTCCATCGCGGTGTAACCGGTGATAGCCCCGTTACGCTGATCGTGTTCTATGCAGGCGCCGACGGGATGCCGCTTTCCCAGCATCCGTGA
- a CDS encoding sulfate ABC transporter substrate-binding protein, whose translation MTGKTAQARPLAAARFALAAAAALALWQAAPRAAHADTTLLNVSYDVARELYKDIDPAFTAEYKQKTGETVDVRQSHGASSAQALSVLQGLPADVVTMNQQNDIDLLAQQGHLLPENWRTRLPHDSAPYTTTMVFLVRKGNPKHIQDWDDLAKPGMQVVIPNPKTAGNGRYTYLAAWGYKKLHGATDAQALDFEKAIFRNVPVLDTGGRGATTTFTQRGIGDVLVTFENEVALIDSGVGGGGFDVVYPSMSILAAPPVAVVDKVVDKRGTRKEAQAFVDFLYSPAAQEIMAKHHLRPTDASVLAKHANEFKPIKTFTVEQVFGNWQNAQKVHFADGGTFDRIIVDRK comes from the coding sequence ATGACTGGCAAGACGGCTCAAGCACGACCGCTCGCCGCTGCGCGCTTCGCGCTCGCGGCGGCTGCGGCACTGGCGCTGTGGCAAGCGGCACCGCGCGCAGCGCATGCGGATACGACGCTGCTCAATGTGTCGTACGACGTGGCGCGCGAACTGTACAAGGACATCGACCCGGCCTTCACCGCCGAATACAAACAGAAGACGGGCGAGACCGTCGACGTGCGCCAGTCGCACGGTGCCTCGAGCGCGCAGGCGTTGTCGGTGCTGCAGGGCCTGCCGGCCGACGTCGTGACGATGAACCAGCAGAACGATATCGATCTGCTCGCGCAGCAGGGGCATTTGCTGCCCGAGAACTGGCGTACGCGCCTGCCGCACGACAGCGCACCGTATACGACGACGATGGTGTTCCTCGTGCGCAAGGGCAATCCAAAACACATTCAGGATTGGGACGATCTGGCAAAGCCGGGCATGCAGGTTGTGATTCCGAATCCGAAGACGGCCGGCAACGGACGCTACACGTACCTGGCCGCGTGGGGATACAAGAAGCTGCACGGCGCAACCGATGCGCAGGCGCTCGACTTCGAGAAAGCGATCTTCCGCAATGTGCCCGTGCTCGATACCGGCGGACGCGGCGCGACGACAACCTTCACGCAGCGCGGCATCGGCGATGTGCTCGTGACCTTCGAAAACGAGGTGGCGCTGATCGATAGCGGCGTGGGCGGCGGCGGTTTCGATGTCGTCTATCCGTCGATGAGCATTCTGGCGGCGCCGCCCGTTGCCGTGGTCGACAAGGTGGTCGACAAGCGCGGCACGCGCAAGGAAGCGCAGGCGTTCGTCGACTTCCTGTATTCGCCTGCCGCGCAGGAAATCATGGCGAAGCATCACTTGCGGCCGACCGACGCGTCGGTGCTCGCGAAGCATGCAAACGAGTTCAAGCCGATCAAAACTTTCACGGTCGAGCAGGTATTCGGCAACTGGCAGAACGCGCAGAAGG